One part of the Nostoc sp. PCC 7120 = FACHB-418 genome encodes these proteins:
- a CDS encoding alpha/beta fold hydrolase: MSVTQETWTHKYITTNGVKLHYVTQGTGTLMLMLHGFPECWYSWRYQIPEFAQHYQVVAVDLRGYNDSDKPQEQSAYVMDEFIKDVAGLIKELGHEKCILVGHDWGGAIAWSFAYAHPHMLEKLIILNLPHPAKFIQGLYTPQQLLRSWYIFFFQIPRLPELLLQSTNYQAIPNTIQNTAFNKNAFTPNDLNTYRNAAAKPGALTAMLNYYRNVFSHSFFNKSWGILNVPTLLIWGENDTALGKELTYDTSTYVKDLQIKYIPACGHWVQQEKPELVNQYMRNFLMT, translated from the coding sequence ATGTCTGTTACCCAAGAAACTTGGACACATAAATATATCACTACTAATGGCGTGAAACTCCACTACGTTACCCAAGGAACAGGGACATTAATGTTGATGTTACATGGGTTTCCTGAGTGTTGGTATTCCTGGCGATATCAAATCCCGGAATTTGCCCAACATTATCAAGTTGTTGCGGTGGACTTACGTGGCTACAACGATAGTGATAAGCCACAAGAGCAATCCGCCTACGTCATGGATGAGTTTATCAAAGACGTGGCAGGACTGATTAAAGAATTAGGACATGAGAAGTGTATCCTAGTTGGTCATGATTGGGGTGGTGCGATCGCTTGGTCATTCGCCTACGCTCATCCCCATATGCTAGAAAAATTAATCATTCTCAACTTGCCCCACCCAGCCAAGTTTATTCAAGGCCTGTACACTCCTCAACAGTTATTACGTAGTTGGTATATCTTCTTTTTTCAAATCCCTAGACTGCCTGAATTACTACTCCAATCTACCAATTATCAAGCAATTCCCAACACTATTCAAAACACAGCATTTAATAAGAACGCTTTTACTCCAAATGACCTCAATACCTATAGAAATGCTGCGGCAAAACCAGGTGCGCTTACAGCCATGTTGAATTATTACCGCAATGTTTTTTCCCACTCCTTTTTTAATAAAAGTTGGGGTATTTTGAATGTGCCAACACTCTTGATTTGGGGAGAGAATGATACTGCTCTCGGTAAAGAACTTACCTATGACACATCAACCTACGTCAAAGACCTGCAAATTAAGTATATTCCCGCTTGTGGACACTGGGTACAACAAGAAAAGCCAGAATTAGTTAATCAATATATGCGGAATTTTCTGATGACATAA
- a CDS encoding pentapeptide repeat-containing protein produces the protein MKLKLFAALALATPLFLANSVTAGNPQDLQRLLSTGECNGCNLTGMNLSGEHLIGADLRGANLAGANLEGANLEGADLTNANLKKANLTSAYLTNVNFKKANLNGANLTRAHVIDSNVYGASMDNLTITDAEIYNTAIGIGGEEAQNIPDWD, from the coding sequence ATGAAACTTAAGCTATTCGCGGCGCTTGCCTTAGCAACTCCCCTATTTTTGGCTAACTCAGTAACAGCTGGGAATCCGCAAGACCTACAAAGGTTATTATCAACTGGGGAATGTAACGGGTGTAATCTAACAGGCATGAACCTCAGTGGCGAACATTTAATTGGTGCTGACTTACGAGGAGCAAATTTGGCAGGTGCTAACCTCGAAGGTGCTAACCTCGAAGGTGCTGACTTAACTAACGCCAACTTAAAAAAAGCTAACTTAACTTCAGCCTACCTCACCAACGTCAATTTCAAAAAAGCTAACCTCAATGGGGCAAACTTGACTCGCGCCCATGTCATCGACTCTAATGTGTACGGTGCATCAATGGATAATCTCACCATAACCGATGCGGAAATTTATAATACTGCGATCGGTATTGGTGGTGAAGAAGCCCAAAATATTCCTGATTGGGACTAG
- a CDS encoding endonuclease/exonuclease/phosphatase family protein, with protein MPDIKEHAVILARQFLPYYRFMRTQELTIDSSQGLQTELNSNSIKVLNWNIAKNNFEKFWFQDFFKILRLYQPDIIFLQEVRMGVNVEQIMGFTNMSWAYAPNFIDAHHQTYSGILTAAKISAIAKKVIVTKHHEPVFKTPKVSLITEYSLSHQQQTLLTINSHLINFVDLDKFKAQLHELELAISTHRGSILFAGDFNTWSRKRAVLLEKTVIRLGLKEAHFTPEENKKIKRFLLSPPLDYIFYRGLSEKPATAKVLDEICSSDHKPLLAEFTYIDT; from the coding sequence ATGCCTGACATCAAAGAACACGCAGTCATTCTTGCTAGACAATTTCTGCCTTATTACAGATTTATGCGTACGCAAGAATTAACTATTGATAGTAGTCAGGGATTGCAAACAGAGTTGAACAGCAATTCTATTAAAGTTTTAAATTGGAATATTGCTAAAAATAACTTTGAGAAATTTTGGTTTCAAGACTTTTTTAAAATCCTCAGGCTGTACCAACCAGATATCATATTTCTACAAGAAGTCCGTATGGGCGTGAATGTAGAACAAATTATGGGCTTTACAAATATGAGTTGGGCTTATGCGCCTAATTTTATCGATGCTCATCATCAAACTTATTCAGGTATTTTGACGGCAGCAAAAATTAGTGCGATCGCTAAAAAAGTTATCGTCACTAAACACCATGAGCCTGTGTTCAAAACTCCTAAGGTTTCGCTGATTACTGAATATTCCTTATCTCATCAGCAACAGACACTTTTAACTATTAATAGCCATCTAATTAATTTTGTCGATTTAGATAAATTTAAAGCTCAATTACACGAATTAGAGTTAGCCATATCTACCCATAGGGGTTCGATTCTTTTTGCTGGCGATTTCAATACTTGGAGTCGCAAACGAGCAGTCCTTTTAGAGAAAACAGTAATTCGATTGGGTTTAAAAGAAGCACATTTTACACCGGAAGAAAATAAAAAGATTAAACGGTTTCTTTTGTCACCCCCCCTAGATTATATTTTTTATCGTGGTTTGAGTGAAAAACCAGCAACTGCTAAGGTTTTAGATGAAATTTGTTCATCCGATCACAAACCTTTACTGGCAGAATTTACTTATATCGATACATAA